In Nocardia yunnanensis, one DNA window encodes the following:
- a CDS encoding VC0807 family protein, protein MADHTLVVNAPQQAEARPNLLRMLAPTIRDIAVPLAAYYALHAAGYSDFAALLAGALISGVIVLVEVVRARRVDAMSALILAGFVFGIVSSLISGDARMMIVRDSLTTGVIGLAFGISALLGKPLTYIAARKAFSANPQKLAEMEYKYENIPAVRKLHNRIAAMWGAGLIGESGLRVVLAYQLPISTMAWLSTVLALSVTTVLMVITIRTVKRVRRTEASAAAGYASEHE, encoded by the coding sequence ATGGCCGACCACACCCTCGTCGTGAACGCGCCGCAGCAGGCGGAAGCTCGTCCCAACCTGCTGCGCATGCTCGCCCCGACCATCCGCGACATCGCGGTGCCGCTCGCCGCCTACTACGCCCTGCACGCCGCCGGCTACTCCGACTTCGCCGCGCTGCTGGCCGGCGCGCTGATCTCGGGCGTCATCGTCCTGGTCGAGGTGGTGCGCGCCCGCCGGGTGGACGCCATGTCGGCGCTCATCCTGGCCGGTTTCGTCTTCGGCATCGTCAGCTCCCTCATCAGCGGCGACGCCCGGATGATGATCGTGCGCGATTCGCTCACCACCGGCGTCATCGGCCTGGCCTTCGGGATCAGCGCGCTGCTGGGCAAGCCGTTGACGTATATCGCGGCGCGCAAGGCGTTCTCGGCCAATCCGCAGAAGCTGGCCGAGATGGAGTACAAGTACGAGAACATCCCGGCCGTGCGCAAGCTGCACAATCGGATCGCGGCCATGTGGGGCGCGGGCCTGATCGGGGAGTCGGGACTGCGCGTGGTGCTGGCCTACCAGCTGCCCATCTCCACCATGGCCTGGCTGTCCACCGTGCTGGCGCTGTCCGTCACCACCGTGCTGATGGTCATCACCATCCGAACGGTCAAGCGCGTCAGGCGAACCGAAGCGTCGGCCGCGGCGGGTTACGCTTCGGAGCATGAGTGA
- a CDS encoding TMEM175 family protein produces MSEGSVPNGTLTGTARVEAFSDGVMAIVITLLVLNLQVPEHEPGHLLRALGHIWPVYLAYLASFTTIGVVWMNHHTFFGRLRRIDHVLRWWNLMLLLGVSLVPFPTIVVADNLVHGSRRDAQVAVALYGIVGVAMTLPWAPMWRQLEKRPEMLVPGLGPDYARRERWRAWPGILVYTVTIGIGFLSPVTALVLYLLVSTFYGISTKGWSSPTGTDPDEE; encoded by the coding sequence ATGAGTGAGGGCTCGGTTCCGAACGGCACACTGACCGGAACCGCTCGCGTCGAAGCATTCAGTGACGGGGTGATGGCGATAGTCATCACCCTGCTGGTTTTGAACCTGCAGGTGCCCGAGCACGAGCCCGGGCACCTGTTGCGTGCGCTCGGGCACATCTGGCCGGTGTATCTCGCGTATCTCGCGTCGTTCACGACGATCGGGGTGGTGTGGATGAACCATCACACCTTCTTCGGCAGGCTGCGGCGCATCGACCATGTGCTGCGCTGGTGGAATCTCATGCTGCTGCTGGGGGTTTCGCTGGTGCCGTTCCCGACCATCGTGGTGGCGGACAACCTGGTGCACGGGTCGCGACGGGATGCCCAGGTGGCGGTGGCGCTGTACGGCATCGTCGGGGTGGCCATGACCCTGCCGTGGGCGCCCATGTGGCGGCAGCTGGAGAAACGGCCGGAGATGCTGGTGCCGGGGCTCGGGCCGGACTACGCGCGGCGGGAACGCTGGCGGGCGTGGCCGGGCATCCTGGTCTACACGGTGACGATCGGCATCGGATTTCTTTCTCCCGTCACGGCTTTGGTGCTGTACCTGCTGGTGTCGACCTTCTACGGGATCAGCACCAAGGGCTGGAGTTCGCCGACGGGCACCGACCCGGACGAAGAATAG
- a CDS encoding VOC family protein gives MGSISGAGPVTQIAWVVEDIAVGEEFLRTILGARTWMRMPEVRFGPENTVYRGEPADFTAHIALSYSGDTQLELIQPVRGRSIYTEFLERGGPGLHHICTEPADFDAALKDAAAQGIAVVQQGDMGGQMRFAYLDGAAAGVPFVELAEIGPHMRRFFEQIKKDAQ, from the coding sequence ATGGGCAGCATCAGCGGGGCCGGACCGGTCACCCAGATCGCATGGGTCGTCGAGGACATCGCCGTCGGCGAGGAATTCCTGCGCACGATCCTGGGGGCGCGCACGTGGATGCGCATGCCGGAGGTGCGCTTCGGCCCCGAGAACACCGTCTACCGCGGCGAACCCGCCGATTTCACCGCGCACATCGCGCTGTCCTACAGCGGCGACACCCAGCTCGAACTCATCCAGCCGGTGCGCGGCCGCTCCATCTACACCGAATTCCTCGAGCGTGGCGGCCCGGGACTGCACCACATCTGCACCGAACCCGCCGACTTCGACGCCGCCTTGAAAGACGCTGCGGCGCAAGGCATCGCGGTGGTGCAGCAGGGCGACATGGGTGGCCAGATGCGGTTCGCCTACCTCGACGGGGCGGCCGCGGGCGTGCCGTTCGTCGAACTCGCCGAGATCGGGCCGCACATGCGGCGGTTCTTCGAGCAGATCAAGAAGGATGCGCAGTGA
- a CDS encoding FAD-binding protein, which produces MSTAIPETLAAETIAEWSDEFDVVVAGFGIAGGCAAVEAAGRGARVLVLERAGVAGGTTALAGGHFYLGGGTAVQKATGHADSAEEMYRYLLSVARDPEPDKIRAYCDGSVEHFDWLESLGFQFERSYYPEKAVIQPGTQGLMYTGNEKVWPYRDQATPAPRGHKVPVPGDTQGAAMIIELLVKRAAALGVEVRYETGVTNLVCGADGAVAGVAWKNLGRTGAVKATSVVLATGGFVMNTEMVAEHVPWLTEKPFVLGTPFDDGLGIRLGVSAGGATRMMDQAFVTAPVYPPARLLTGIVVNRNGERFVAEDSYHARTSAFVLDQPGAAAYLIVDSEHMERPMFPLAPFIDGWETVEEMADALGIPCATLRSTLDRYNEHAARGEDPDFHKAAEWLQPQDQGPWAAFDLTLGKALYAGFTLGGLRTSVDGEVLRDNGSPIPGLYAAGATSSTLAQDGKGYASGTQLGSGSFFGRRAGRHAAARSS; this is translated from the coding sequence GTGAGCACAGCGATACCGGAAACCCTTGCCGCCGAGACGATTGCCGAATGGTCCGACGAGTTCGACGTGGTGGTCGCCGGATTCGGCATCGCCGGCGGCTGCGCGGCGGTCGAGGCGGCCGGGCGCGGGGCCCGCGTGCTGGTGCTGGAGCGGGCCGGGGTCGCCGGCGGCACCACCGCCCTCGCGGGCGGGCACTTCTATCTGGGTGGCGGCACCGCCGTACAGAAGGCCACCGGGCACGCGGATTCGGCCGAGGAGATGTACAGGTACCTGCTGTCGGTGGCACGCGATCCGGAACCGGACAAGATTCGCGCCTACTGCGACGGCAGCGTCGAGCACTTCGACTGGCTGGAAAGCCTCGGATTCCAGTTCGAGCGCAGCTACTACCCGGAGAAGGCCGTCATCCAGCCCGGTACCCAGGGGCTGATGTACACCGGCAACGAGAAGGTCTGGCCCTACCGCGACCAGGCGACGCCCGCGCCGCGCGGGCACAAGGTGCCGGTGCCGGGGGACACCCAGGGCGCGGCCATGATCATCGAACTGCTGGTGAAACGGGCCGCCGCGCTGGGTGTGGAGGTGCGCTACGAGACCGGGGTGACCAACCTCGTGTGCGGCGCGGACGGCGCCGTGGCGGGGGTGGCGTGGAAGAACCTCGGCAGAACCGGTGCGGTCAAGGCGACGTCGGTGGTGCTGGCCACGGGCGGATTCGTCATGAACACCGAGATGGTGGCCGAACACGTGCCCTGGCTGACCGAGAAGCCCTTCGTGCTCGGCACCCCCTTCGACGACGGGCTCGGCATCCGGCTGGGCGTCTCGGCGGGCGGCGCGACCCGCATGATGGATCAGGCGTTCGTGACCGCGCCCGTCTATCCGCCCGCGCGGCTGCTGACCGGAATCGTGGTGAACCGCAACGGCGAACGCTTCGTCGCCGAGGATTCCTACCACGCCCGGACCTCCGCCTTCGTCCTCGATCAGCCCGGCGCGGCGGCGTACCTGATCGTGGATTCCGAGCACATGGAACGACCCATGTTCCCGCTCGCGCCGTTCATCGACGGCTGGGAGACGGTCGAGGAGATGGCCGATGCGCTCGGAATCCCCTGTGCGACACTGCGCTCCACACTCGACCGGTACAACGAGCACGCCGCGCGCGGCGAGGATCCCGACTTCCACAAGGCGGCCGAATGGCTGCAACCGCAGGATCAGGGCCCGTGGGCGGCCTTCGACCTGACCCTGGGCAAGGCGCTGTACGCGGGCTTCACCCTCGGCGGCCTGCGCACCTCCGTCGACGGGGAAGTGCTGCGGGACAATGGATCACCGATTCCGGGCCTGTACGCGGCGGGCGCCACGTCCTCGACCCTGGCGCAGGACGGCAAGGGCTACGCGAGCGGCACCCAGCTCGGCTCGGGGTCGTTCTTCGGCCGCCGCGCCGGGCGTCACGCCGCCGCCCGCTCCAGCTGA